In one Cellulomonas sp. JZ18 genomic region, the following are encoded:
- the ybeY gene encoding rRNA maturation RNase YbeY — MSIEVSNESGHEVDEAEFAALGRFVLDAMHVHPQADLFVRFVDSATMSDLHVRWMDEPGPTDVLSFPMDELRPGREGEPAGPGVLGDVVLCPEVAATQARAAGHSTVEEMLLLTTHGILHLLGYDHAEPDEEKEMFALQRTLLLTFLASR; from the coding sequence ACGAGGCGGAGTTCGCCGCGCTCGGGCGGTTCGTGCTCGACGCGATGCACGTGCACCCGCAGGCGGACCTGTTCGTGCGCTTCGTCGACTCCGCGACGATGAGCGACCTGCACGTGCGCTGGATGGACGAGCCCGGCCCCACGGACGTGCTCTCGTTCCCGATGGACGAGCTGCGGCCGGGGCGCGAGGGCGAGCCGGCCGGTCCCGGCGTGCTCGGCGACGTCGTGCTGTGCCCGGAGGTCGCCGCCACGCAGGCGCGCGCGGCCGGGCACTCCACCGTCGAGGAGATGCTCCTGCTGACGACCCACGGCATCCTCCACCTGCTCGGGTACGACCACGCCGAGCCGGACGAGGAGAAGGAGATGTTCGCCCTGCAGCGCACGCTGCTGCTGACGTTCCTGGCGAGCCGATGA
- a CDS encoding CBS domain-containing protein gives MSDVPVALLVAVAVVGIVLAATLSAGEVAVLRVTRARVAELEAERPGAAARVRRLVEDPARVAQAASFVRLLGEMTATVSITLAISAGSLSWWATALLAVAACAVVAFLLVRVSPRSTARRHPVGVLAALSRLLLVTTALAGGVGRRSPTVGSAVEHDDAELRDMVERVSESEAIEDEEREMFRSVLELGDTLTREVMVPRTDMITTHADTPLHKVLALLLRSGYSRVPVVGESVDEVVGVLYLKDVVRRLRPSRPRTPRTRWTRPRRPSRGPPCSCPSRSRSTTCCASCATGRATSRSSSTSTAASPASSRSRTRSRRSWAS, from the coding sequence ATGAGCGACGTGCCCGTCGCGCTGCTCGTCGCGGTCGCGGTCGTCGGCATCGTGCTGGCCGCGACGCTGTCCGCCGGTGAGGTCGCCGTCCTGCGCGTGACGCGCGCGCGGGTCGCCGAGCTGGAGGCGGAGCGGCCGGGCGCCGCCGCGCGCGTGCGCCGCCTCGTCGAGGACCCGGCACGGGTCGCGCAGGCCGCGTCGTTCGTGCGGCTGCTGGGCGAGATGACGGCCACCGTCTCGATCACGCTCGCCATCAGCGCCGGCAGCCTGTCGTGGTGGGCCACGGCGCTGCTCGCGGTCGCCGCCTGCGCGGTCGTCGCCTTCCTGCTCGTGCGGGTCAGCCCGCGCAGCACCGCGCGCCGTCACCCGGTGGGCGTCCTCGCGGCGCTGTCCCGCCTGCTCCTCGTGACGACCGCGCTCGCGGGCGGTGTCGGCCGCCGCTCGCCGACCGTCGGGTCCGCGGTCGAGCACGACGACGCCGAGCTGCGCGACATGGTCGAGCGCGTGAGCGAGTCGGAGGCGATCGAGGACGAGGAGCGCGAGATGTTCCGCTCGGTCCTCGAGCTGGGCGACACGCTGACGCGCGAGGTCATGGTGCCGCGCACCGACATGATCACGACGCACGCCGACACGCCGCTGCACAAGGTCCTCGCGCTGCTGCTGCGGTCCGGGTACTCGCGCGTGCCGGTCGTGGGGGAGTCGGTCGACGAGGTCGTCGGGGTGCTCTACCTCAAGGACGTCGTGCGCCGGCTGCGCCCCTCGCGGCCGAGGACGCCGAGGACCCGCTGGACGCGCCCGCGTCGTCCCTCGCGCGGCCCGCCGTGTTCGTGCCCGAGTCGAAGCCGGTCGACGACCTGCTGCGCGAGCTGCGCGACGGGTCGAGCCACATCGCGCTCGTCGTCGACGAGTACGGCGGCATCGCCGGCCTCGTCACGATCGAGGACGCGCTCGAGGAGATCGTGGGCGAGCTGA
- a CDS encoding transporter associated domain-containing protein, whose amino-acid sequence MRDGSSHIALVVDEYGGIAGLVTIEDALEEIVGELTDEHDASAPGVEDLGDGSFRVPARLGRDELGELFGSDVEDEDVDTAAGLLAKALGKVPLPGSEAVIHGLHLQAERVEGRRKRLATLVVRRAEEPEDDTDATTTPARGTAAVRDQRQTEGAR is encoded by the coding sequence CTGCGCGACGGGTCGAGCCACATCGCGCTCGTCGTCGACGAGTACGGCGGCATCGCCGGCCTCGTCACGATCGAGGACGCGCTCGAGGAGATCGTGGGCGAGCTGACCGACGAGCACGACGCGAGCGCGCCCGGCGTCGAGGACCTCGGCGACGGCAGCTTCCGCGTACCGGCGCGTCTGGGCCGCGACGAGCTCGGGGAGCTGTTCGGCAGCGACGTCGAGGACGAGGACGTGGACACGGCCGCCGGCCTGCTCGCCAAGGCGCTGGGCAAGGTCCCGCTGCCGGGCTCGGAGGCCGTGATCCACGGGCTGCACCTGCAGGCCGAACGCGTCGAGGGACGACGCAAGCGCCTCGCCACGCTCGTGGTGCGACGCGCCGAGGAACCGGAGGACGACACGGACGCCACCACGACGCCCGCCCGCGGCACCGCCGCGGTCCGCGACCAGCGCCAGACGGAGGGAGCCCGATGA
- the era gene encoding GTPase Era, which yields MSHRSGFACLVGRPNAGKSTLTNALVGQKVAITSGRPQTTRHVVRGIVHREDAQLVLVDTPGLHRPRTLLGERLNDLVRDTLTEVDVIGFCLPADQKIGPGDRYIAEQLAHLAPEGRPGTPVVAIVTKTDLVPRARLTEHLIAVDQLGTWADIVPVSAQGGYQVDVLTDVLVSHLPEGPALYPEGELTDEPEQVMVAELVREAALEGVRDELPHSLAVVVEEIVPRERPASDGAPMLDVRVHLFVERDSQKAIVIGRGGARLRDVGTRARGQIEALLGARVFLDLHVKVAKDWQRDPKQLGRLGF from the coding sequence ATGAGCCACCGGTCCGGCTTCGCCTGCCTGGTCGGACGGCCCAACGCCGGCAAGTCGACGCTGACGAACGCCCTCGTGGGGCAGAAGGTCGCGATCACGTCCGGGCGCCCCCAGACCACGCGGCACGTCGTGCGGGGCATCGTGCACCGCGAGGACGCGCAGCTCGTCCTCGTCGACACGCCGGGCCTGCACCGTCCGCGCACGCTGCTGGGCGAGCGGCTCAACGACCTGGTGCGCGACACGCTCACCGAGGTCGACGTCATCGGCTTCTGCCTGCCCGCGGACCAGAAGATCGGCCCCGGGGACCGCTACATCGCCGAGCAGCTGGCGCACCTCGCCCCGGAGGGCAGGCCCGGCACGCCCGTCGTCGCGATCGTCACCAAGACGGACCTGGTGCCGCGCGCGCGCCTCACCGAGCACCTGATCGCCGTCGACCAGCTCGGCACGTGGGCCGACATCGTCCCGGTGTCGGCGCAGGGCGGGTACCAGGTGGACGTCCTCACCGACGTGCTGGTCTCGCACCTGCCCGAGGGGCCCGCGCTGTACCCCGAGGGCGAGCTGACCGACGAGCCCGAGCAGGTGATGGTCGCCGAGCTCGTGCGCGAGGCCGCGCTCGAGGGCGTGCGGGACGAGCTGCCGCACTCGCTGGCGGTCGTCGTCGAGGAGATCGTCCCGCGCGAGCGCCCGGCGTCCGACGGCGCGCCCATGCTGGACGTGCGCGTCCACCTGTTCGTCGAGCGGGACAGCCAGAAGGCGATCGTCATCGGCCGCGGTGGCGCCCGGCTGCGCGACGTGGGCACGCGTGCCCGCGGTCAGATCGAGGCGCTGCTCGGCGCGCGCGTGTTCCTCGACCTGCACGTGAAGGTCGCCAAGGACTGGCAGCGGGACCCCAAGCAGCTCGGTCGGCTGGGCTTCTGA
- a CDS encoding alpha/beta hydrolase family protein, translated as MGAGATGAWRRTTRALSASVARTSRLSSAYRLVASVAFVSVLLAVVGAALGPGWSPAPMTETVRVETTSTAIGGAPEPGRYDVRTEELEVELDGATVGARLSLPVGADEPVPGVVFVHGAGTGRFTEAFVAQARALAASGIAALVPDKRLDTYTTSHRDYVAMAADYARSVAVLRERPEVDAARVGVYAESEGGWIAPVMAVDDPALDFVVLVSAPVVPPRQQAAFATDAYLRNTQVPHGVFRAIPRAVGMSMPGGGSSTSTSTCSPTSSACVSRCSSSTARATRRCRWSRGPCRSGRTPRSRATTA; from the coding sequence GTGGGGGCGGGGGCCACGGGCGCGTGGCGCCGGACGACGCGCGCGCTGAGCGCGTCGGTCGCGCGCACGAGCCGGTTGTCGTCGGCGTACCGGCTCGTCGCGAGCGTCGCGTTCGTGAGCGTGCTGCTCGCGGTCGTCGGCGCCGCGCTCGGGCCGGGGTGGTCGCCGGCGCCGATGACGGAGACCGTGCGCGTCGAGACGACGAGCACGGCGATCGGGGGCGCGCCGGAGCCCGGGCGCTACGACGTGCGCACCGAGGAGCTGGAGGTGGAGCTCGACGGTGCGACCGTCGGCGCCCGGCTGAGCCTGCCGGTGGGCGCGGACGAGCCCGTCCCGGGCGTGGTGTTCGTGCACGGTGCCGGGACCGGGCGCTTCACGGAGGCGTTCGTCGCGCAGGCGCGCGCGCTCGCCGCGTCGGGCATCGCCGCCCTGGTGCCGGACAAGCGCCTCGACACGTACACCACGAGCCACCGCGACTACGTGGCGATGGCGGCGGACTACGCGCGGTCCGTGGCGGTCCTGCGCGAGCGGCCCGAGGTCGACGCGGCCCGCGTCGGCGTGTACGCCGAGAGCGAGGGCGGGTGGATCGCGCCGGTCATGGCCGTCGACGACCCCGCGCTCGACTTCGTCGTGCTCGTGTCCGCCCCGGTCGTGCCGCCGCGGCAGCAGGCCGCGTTCGCGACCGACGCCTACCTGCGCAACACGCAGGTCCCGCACGGCGTCTTCCGTGCCATCCCGCGCGCGGTCGGCATGTCGATGCCGGGCGGGGGTTCGAGTACGTCGACTTCGACGTGCAGCCCTACCAGCAGCGCATGCGTCAGCCGGTGCTCGTCGTCTACGGCACGGGCGACGCGTCGATGCCGGTGGTCCAGGGGGCCCTGCAGGTCCGGGCGGACGCCGCGGTCGCGGGCAACGACAGCGTGA
- a CDS encoding PP2C family serine/threonine-protein phosphatase has translation MRTAWGSATDRGRVREVNEDALLAYPPVFLVADGMGGHDAGDLASRIAVEEFAQLAGRTSAGADDVHACFARTSARIRDEFTGGRQGGTTVAGAAVAEHDGGSYWLVFNVGDSRVYRWADDALAQVSVDHSVVQELLESGEIEPAQVPRHPERHVLTRALGTGEPPEPDYWLLPAGPQDRLLICTDGLTRELDDAAIAAVLSTVADPQEAAARLVRDALAHGGRDNVSAVVVDVAATVTAPDDVQATAPRPAADVEPFLWDEMLNGATLPRAPRIPATTPPDGPTAPDPAPHDVQEDRP, from the coding sequence GTGCGCACGGCGTGGGGATCGGCCACGGACCGCGGCCGCGTCCGCGAGGTGAACGAGGACGCGCTGCTCGCGTACCCCCCGGTCTTCCTCGTGGCGGACGGCATGGGCGGCCACGACGCGGGCGACCTCGCGAGCCGGATCGCGGTCGAGGAGTTCGCGCAGCTCGCGGGGCGCACGAGCGCCGGCGCGGACGACGTGCACGCGTGCTTCGCGCGGACGTCGGCCCGCATCCGTGACGAGTTCACGGGTGGCCGACAGGGCGGCACGACCGTCGCCGGGGCTGCCGTCGCCGAGCACGACGGCGGTTCGTACTGGCTCGTCTTCAACGTCGGCGACTCGCGGGTGTACCGGTGGGCGGACGACGCCCTGGCCCAGGTCAGCGTCGACCACTCGGTCGTCCAGGAGCTGCTGGAGTCGGGGGAGATCGAGCCGGCCCAGGTGCCGCGGCACCCCGAGCGGCACGTCCTGACCCGCGCGCTGGGCACGGGGGAGCCACCCGAGCCGGACTACTGGCTGCTGCCCGCCGGCCCGCAGGACCGTCTCCTCATCTGCACGGACGGACTCACCCGCGAGCTCGACGACGCCGCGATCGCGGCGGTCCTGTCCACCGTGGCCGACCCTCAGGAGGCCGCCGCCCGGCTCGTCCGGGACGCGCTCGCGCACGGCGGCCGCGACAACGTCAGCGCCGTCGTCGTCGACGTCGCGGCGACGGTGACCGCGCCGGACGACGTGCAGGCGACCGCGCCGCGCCCCGCGGCCGACGTCGAGCCGTTCCTGTGGGACGAGATGCTCAACGGCGCGACGCTGCCGCGCGCCCCCCGGATCCCCGCCACGACGCCCCCCGACGGGCCGACGGCCCCCGACCCCGCCCCGCACGACGTCCAGGAGGACCGGCCATGA
- a CDS encoding FHA domain-containing protein, with amino-acid sequence MTILSSDLARLRDRLPAWTHDAVPGPFPTPQAAPLPARIVLSTGLVVDLDRAVLLGRAPQVSRVTNRELPRLVTVPSPNQDISRTHAEVRLEGDHVVVTDLDSTNGVHVSRPGEGVRRLHAGEPSVVGTDEVVDLGDGVTFTVERTA; translated from the coding sequence ATGACGATCCTGTCGAGCGACCTCGCGCGGCTGCGCGACCGGCTGCCGGCCTGGACGCACGACGCCGTCCCCGGCCCGTTCCCGACCCCGCAGGCCGCGCCGCTGCCCGCGCGCATCGTGCTCTCGACCGGCCTGGTCGTGGACCTCGACCGCGCCGTCCTGCTCGGTCGCGCGCCGCAGGTCTCGCGCGTCACCAACCGCGAGCTGCCGCGGCTCGTGACCGTGCCCAGCCCGAACCAGGACATCTCGCGCACGCACGCGGAGGTCCGTCTCGAGGGCGACCACGTCGTGGTGACGGACCTCGACTCGACCAACGGCGTCCACGTGTCGCGTCCGGGCGAGGGCGTGCGCCGGCTGCACGCGGGCGAGCCGAGCGTCGTCGGGACCGACGAGGTCGTCGACCTGGGCGACGGGGTGACGTTCACCGTGGAGCGGACCGCGTGA
- a CDS encoding RDD family protein, which translates to MTDTPASLGRRFLAVAVDQVLVGLLTAPFTVEVLRRALATTATDDAAVVVAPVGVGALLGLGVATAVSLAQWVLHGRYGWTLGRRLLGVRTVDVHSRRPIGVLRVLLRGLVVAAGTLACLVGQVAVLASPALDRTGRNRGWHDRAVDAEVLRALPAASTAGHRDAHAARAVRGRGDGTGHAPDGSGGSGDGRTGTPGWAALAEPGTAPPDAATSGPGAAVRGTVPATRPAGPVASRGTVRAADVPATTGSLVLPPLDPPRAAPDLDTRALPLVRAGAAAAPGPSAPVDEADEPAGLAPELELTRPAPPRPDVVPAPRRAAARGLRVALDDGRTLTVERVALLGRNPSPAPGVQVVRVTDPERSVSKTHLELGADASGAWVTDRGSTNGTVVTLPDGAQVVCRVDHPVRLRPGSVVVFGDRSLRVVATPGSSVADVLRDQGAHRAQDGSPA; encoded by the coding sequence GTGACCGACACGCCGGCGAGCCTGGGACGCCGCTTCCTCGCCGTGGCGGTCGACCAGGTGCTCGTCGGCCTCCTCACGGCGCCGTTCACCGTCGAGGTGCTGCGACGGGCCCTCGCGACGACGGCGACCGACGACGCCGCCGTGGTGGTCGCCCCGGTCGGGGTCGGCGCGCTGCTCGGGCTCGGCGTGGCGACCGCGGTCTCGCTCGCGCAGTGGGTGCTGCACGGCCGGTACGGCTGGACGCTCGGGCGTCGGCTGCTCGGTGTGCGCACCGTCGACGTGCACAGCCGCCGCCCGATCGGCGTGCTGCGCGTGCTGCTGCGGGGCCTCGTCGTCGCCGCGGGCACGCTCGCCTGCCTCGTCGGCCAGGTCGCGGTGCTCGCGTCGCCCGCGCTCGACCGCACCGGGCGCAACCGCGGGTGGCACGACCGTGCGGTGGACGCCGAGGTGCTGCGGGCCCTGCCGGCGGCCTCCACGGCGGGGCACCGCGACGCGCACGCCGCCCGTGCGGTCCGGGGGCGCGGCGACGGGACGGGCCACGCGCCGGACGGGTCCGGCGGGTCCGGCGACGGCCGCACCGGCACGCCCGGGTGGGCCGCGCTCGCGGAGCCGGGCACGGCACCGCCCGACGCCGCGACGTCGGGACCGGGCGCCGCGGTCCGCGGCACGGTCCCCGCCACCCGGCCGGCCGGTCCCGTCGCCTCGCGCGGCACGGTGCGCGCCGCCGACGTCCCCGCCACGACGGGCAGCCTGGTCCTGCCCCCGCTCGACCCGCCCCGCGCGGCACCCGACCTCGACACCCGGGCCCTGCCCCTCGTGCGCGCGGGTGCGGCGGCCGCGCCCGGGCCGAGCGCGCCGGTGGACGAGGCCGACGAGCCGGCGGGGCTGGCGCCCGAGCTCGAGCTCACCCGCCCTGCCCCACCCCGTCCCGACGTCGTCCCGGCGCCGCGCCGCGCCGCGGCGCGGGGGCTGCGCGTCGCGCTGGACGACGGCAGGACCCTCACGGTGGAGCGCGTCGCGCTGCTGGGGCGCAACCCGTCGCCCGCACCCGGCGTGCAGGTCGTGCGCGTGACGGACCCCGAGCGCTCGGTGTCGAAGACGCACCTCGAGCTGGGCGCGGACGCGTCCGGCGCGTGGGTGACGGACCGTGGCTCGACCAACGGGACCGTCGTCACGCTGCCGGACGGTGCACAGGTCGTGTGCCGGGTGGACCACCCGGTGCGGCTGCGACCGGGGTCCGTGGTCGTGTTCGGCGACCGGTCCCTGCGGGTCGTCGCGACCCCGGGGTCGTCGGTCGCGGACGTGCTGCGCGACCAGGGCGCGCACCGCGCGCAGGACGGGAGCCCGGCCTAG
- a CDS encoding PQQ-binding-like beta-propeller repeat protein has protein sequence MAGVRPAARMQPVVLTDVDDEDASVPDDVPPPDDDGDDRPGADRHRRRRWWPAAAVAVALLAAAAVASQVAGRAADARADAIARVPGLVRPLDGPPVELWRARVSGRGAVVAAAGVLVTVEETPRAWRVRGHDPADGEVLWSVEATERSRGAGLDPVVVTCLPGPPAGDVVLCRWTASRPVTGRGGLPVPPTHVLALDGRDGQRLGAWSVPAPVAALRRVEDDVVVATVDDDRRVRVERRSGPDGTVLWSHRTSQTLAARSGSRAGPSLTVAGDVVVLGGPSVTVLEATTGDVVTQEAAGRRLVVGPLPGGRFATWATGTGALLHGSDGRPASRVPGVPSRLGADDGSLDLLLSDVGSGVVGLDPASTEVAWRLPTVQSPVAVVDGAVVLWGDDAVGVADGAQGRLLWEQALGEAVPFAPVTDGRLVIAAEPDGLGGRALVGRGLRDGVRVWSAPLPAGVTGLEGVGGVLVARTDGEAVVLGRP, from the coding sequence ATGGCGGGCGTGCGCCCGGCTGCACGGATGCAGCCGGTCGTCCTCACCGACGTGGACGACGAGGACGCGTCGGTGCCCGACGACGTCCCGCCGCCGGACGACGACGGCGACGACCGTCCCGGTGCGGACCGGCACCGGCGGCGCCGCTGGTGGCCCGCCGCGGCCGTGGCGGTGGCGCTGCTCGCGGCCGCGGCCGTCGCGTCGCAGGTCGCCGGCCGCGCCGCGGACGCCCGCGCCGACGCGATCGCCCGGGTGCCGGGCCTCGTGCGGCCGCTCGACGGCCCGCCCGTCGAGCTGTGGCGCGCCCGGGTCTCCGGACGCGGTGCGGTCGTGGCGGCCGCGGGCGTCCTGGTCACCGTCGAGGAGACCCCGCGGGCCTGGCGCGTGCGCGGGCACGACCCGGCGGACGGCGAGGTGCTGTGGAGCGTCGAGGCGACGGAGCGCAGCCGCGGGGCCGGCCTCGACCCGGTCGTGGTCACGTGCCTGCCGGGACCGCCGGCCGGCGACGTCGTCCTGTGCCGGTGGACGGCGTCCCGGCCCGTGACGGGCCGTGGCGGGCTCCCGGTGCCGCCGACCCACGTCCTCGCACTGGACGGCCGGGACGGGCAGCGGCTCGGCGCGTGGAGCGTCCCCGCGCCGGTGGCGGCGCTGCGCCGCGTCGAGGACGACGTCGTCGTCGCGACCGTCGACGACGACCGGCGCGTGCGCGTGGAGCGGCGCAGCGGCCCCGACGGCACCGTGCTGTGGTCGCACCGGACGTCGCAGACGCTCGCCGCGCGCAGCGGCAGCCGCGCCGGCCCGTCGCTGACCGTCGCCGGGGACGTGGTGGTGCTCGGCGGGCCGTCGGTCACGGTGCTCGAGGCGACCACGGGAGACGTCGTCACGCAGGAGGCGGCAGGGCGCCGGCTCGTGGTCGGTCCGCTGCCGGGCGGCCGGTTCGCGACGTGGGCGACGGGCACGGGCGCGCTGCTGCACGGCAGCGACGGCCGGCCCGCGTCCCGCGTCCCGGGCGTCCCCTCGCGGCTCGGCGCGGACGACGGCTCGCTCGACCTGCTGCTCAGCGACGTCGGGAGCGGGGTGGTGGGGCTGGATCCGGCGTCGACGGAGGTCGCCTGGCGTCTGCCGACGGTGCAGAGCCCGGTCGCGGTGGTCGACGGCGCCGTCGTGCTGTGGGGCGACGACGCGGTGGGCGTCGCCGACGGCGCGCAGGGGCGGCTGCTGTGGGAGCAGGCGCTGGGCGAGGCCGTCCCGTTCGCGCCCGTCACGGACGGCCGCCTGGTGATCGCGGCCGAGCCCGACGGGCTCGGTGGACGTGCCCTGGTGGGGCGGGGCCTGCGCGACGGCGTGCGGGTGTGGTCCGCGCCGCTGCCCGCCGGTGTGACGGGCCTCGAAGGCGTGGGCGGCGTGCTCGTCGCCCGCACGGACGGCGAGGCGGTGGTGCTCGGGCGTCCCTGA
- the leuA gene encoding 2-isopropylmalate synthase, protein MTVTPSATPSHERNPQQPSGMPAHRYRPFHEQIRVDLPDRTWPDRRMTHAPRWCAVDLRDGNQALIEPMSPARKLEMFELLVDMGYKEIEVGFPSASQTDYDFVRMLIEEGRIPDDVVIQVLTQAREHLIERTYEALAGAKQAIVHLYNSTSVLQREVVFRSDEDGIVDIAVSGARFCKKYEELIPDTEVFYEYSPESYTGTELEFAVRVCNAVLDVLEPTPDRPVIVNLPATVEMATPNVYADSIEWMGRHLHHRESVVLSLHPHNDRGTAVAAAELGFLAGADRIEGCLFGNGERTGNVDLVTLGLNLFSQGIDPQIDFSDIDRIRRTVERCNQMPVHERHPYGGDLVFTAFSGSHQDAIKKGLDALEARAAAAGTPVAEAEWAVPYLPIDPKDVGRSYEAIIRVNSQSGKGGISYLLKSERDLDLPRRLQIEFSQVVQQHTDRHGTEVTADELWTIFSDEYLPALPGGPLEPWGRFALRGTRATSAEGGHDTLEVDVVDRGVERTLRGTGNGPVAAFVAALNAEGVDVAVLDYAEHALSAGGDATAAAYVECAIGGDILWGVGIDPSITTATLKAIVSAVNRHER, encoded by the coding sequence ATGACCGTCACCCCCAGCGCCACGCCCAGCCACGAGCGCAACCCGCAGCAGCCCTCGGGCATGCCGGCGCACCGCTACCGCCCGTTCCACGAGCAGATCCGTGTCGACCTCCCGGACCGCACGTGGCCCGACCGGCGCATGACGCACGCGCCCCGCTGGTGCGCCGTGGACCTGCGTGACGGCAACCAGGCGCTGATCGAGCCGATGAGCCCGGCCCGCAAGCTCGAGATGTTCGAGCTGCTGGTCGACATGGGCTACAAGGAGATCGAGGTCGGCTTCCCGTCCGCCTCGCAGACCGACTACGACTTCGTGCGGATGCTCATCGAGGAGGGGCGCATCCCCGACGACGTCGTCATCCAGGTGCTGACGCAGGCCCGCGAGCACCTGATCGAGCGCACCTACGAGGCGCTCGCCGGGGCGAAGCAGGCGATCGTCCACCTGTACAACTCGACGTCGGTGCTGCAGCGCGAGGTCGTCTTCCGCTCCGACGAGGACGGCATCGTCGACATCGCCGTCTCCGGGGCGCGCTTCTGCAAGAAGTACGAGGAGCTCATCCCGGACACGGAGGTGTTCTACGAGTACAGCCCCGAGTCGTACACCGGCACCGAACTCGAGTTCGCGGTGCGCGTCTGCAACGCCGTGCTGGACGTGCTCGAGCCGACCCCCGACCGGCCGGTCATCGTCAACCTGCCGGCCACCGTGGAGATGGCGACGCCGAACGTCTACGCCGACTCCATCGAGTGGATGGGCCGGCACCTGCACCACCGCGAGAGCGTCGTGCTGTCCCTGCACCCGCACAACGACCGGGGCACCGCCGTCGCGGCGGCCGAGCTGGGCTTCCTGGCCGGTGCCGACCGCATCGAGGGCTGCCTGTTCGGCAACGGCGAGCGGACGGGCAACGTCGACCTGGTGACGCTGGGTCTCAACCTGTTCAGCCAGGGCATCGACCCGCAGATCGACTTCTCCGACATCGACCGCATCCGCCGCACCGTCGAGCGCTGCAACCAGATGCCCGTGCACGAGCGGCACCCCTACGGCGGCGACCTGGTCTTCACCGCGTTCTCGGGGTCGCACCAGGACGCCATCAAGAAGGGCCTGGACGCCCTGGAGGCGCGCGCCGCGGCCGCCGGCACCCCCGTCGCGGAGGCGGAGTGGGCCGTGCCGTACCTGCCGATCGACCCGAAGGACGTCGGTCGCAGCTACGAGGCGATCATCCGCGTGAACTCCCAGTCCGGTAAGGGCGGCATCTCCTACCTGCTGAAGTCCGAGCGGGACCTGGACCTGCCGCGCCGCCTGCAGATCGAGTTCTCGCAGGTCGTGCAGCAGCACACCGACCGCCACGGCACCGAGGTGACCGCGGACGAGCTGTGGACGATCTTCAGCGACGAGTACCTGCCGGCGCTGCCCGGCGGCCCGCTCGAGCCGTGGGGTCGGTTCGCGCTGCGCGGCACGCGGGCGACGAGCGCCGAGGGCGGCCACGACACGCTCGAGGTCGACGTGGTCGACCGGGGCGTCGAGCGGACGCTGCGCGGCACCGGCAACGGGCCGGTCGCGGCGTTCGTGGCGGCGCTCAACGCCGAGGGCGTCGACGTGGCGGTCCTCGACTACGCGGAGCACGCACTGTCCGCGGGCGGCGACGCGACCGCCGCGGCGTACGTGGAGTGCGCGATCGGCGGCGACATCCTCTGGGGCGTCGGCATCGACCCGTCGATCACGACCGCGACGCTCAAGGCGATCGTCTCGGCCGTCAACCGGCACGAGCGCTGA
- the recO gene encoding DNA repair protein RecO, whose translation MSLYRDEAIVLRTHKLGEADRIVTLLSREHGKVRAVGKGVRRTTSRFGSRLEPFMHVDVQLSTGRNLDVVTQAETLGPYGRRIGEDYTLYTAGTVMLETADRLVEAEREPAVQQYWLLVGAVRALATREHAPGLVLDSYLLRALAIAGWAPSFTDCARCGTPGPHHAFAVAVGGAVCGGCRPPGAAAPAPETFALLAALLSGDWPVADASAERHRAEGNGLVAAFCQFHLERRLRSLPMVERV comes from the coding sequence GTGAGCCTCTACCGCGACGAGGCGATCGTCCTGCGCACCCACAAGCTGGGGGAGGCCGACCGCATCGTCACCCTCCTCAGCCGTGAGCACGGCAAGGTCCGTGCCGTCGGCAAGGGCGTGCGGCGCACGACGTCGCGGTTCGGCTCGCGGCTCGAGCCGTTCATGCACGTCGACGTGCAGCTGAGCACCGGCCGCAACCTGGACGTCGTGACCCAGGCCGAGACGCTCGGCCCGTACGGGCGGCGCATCGGCGAGGACTACACCCTCTACACGGCGGGCACGGTCATGCTCGAGACGGCCGACCGGCTCGTCGAGGCCGAGCGTGAGCCCGCCGTGCAGCAGTACTGGCTCCTCGTCGGTGCGGTCCGCGCGCTCGCGACGCGTGAGCACGCCCCCGGCCTCGTCCTCGACTCCTACCTGCTGCGCGCGCTCGCGATCGCCGGCTGGGCGCCGAGCTTCACCGACTGCGCCCGCTGCGGGACGCCGGGGCCGCACCACGCGTTCGCCGTCGCCGTCGGCGGGGCGGTGTGCGGGGGGTGCCGGCCACCCGGTGCCGCGGCGCCGGCACCCGAGACCTTCGCGCTGCTCGCGGCGCTGCTGTCCGGTGACTGGCCGGTCGCCGACGCGAGCGCCGAGCGGCACCGCGCCGAGGGCAACGGCCTGGTCGCCGCGTTCTGCCAGTTCCACCTCGAGCGCCGGCTGCGCTCGCTGCCGATGGTCGAGAGGGTCTGA